The Salmo salar chromosome ssa06, Ssal_v3.1, whole genome shotgun sequence sequence tgtataatctcccagcaattgaatgggtatttaccaacgttttggcatcactgtgccttcctcaggcTTTGAACAGGCCATACTTTCTCAGGAGGTTGCCTCTGATCATTTTTGAAGCCACTTGTTTGTCCTTGGCACTGCACATTTTGTTTATACTGTTGCTTGAACTCTACAATGATGGCATTTTGAAACAATAAAATCCTTCTCAAGTTTTTTTTCTGTTTTGTCTTTGGGGAATCATGTCTCTCCATTTTCTTCATCAGTTGATCATaccttttttttgtatttctcagTTTTCCTTTTTAAGCTTTATCAAGTTTGACATTTGTCATGCAAAGATCTCTATGTTTTTGAGCGATCTCTTCCAACCTTTTTCATCCCAGCAAGTATTCACCTTCTCATTCCTGTTGCAGAAGATGAGGAAGGGGTATCAGGGCAGGTAAGTTAGGGGCAGGTATGTTAGCCTCATGTTCTGGCTGCAAgtcatctggtgactgaggtggtgtgttgcctgataggtaggtctccattGCAACTGTTCTCTTTAAAGTCTGTCTTCTATTCCGTTGGTTGCATTTCCATTGCCATCTCTTGCTTCTTTGTTCTCGCTTTGTAAGCTCAGAGATAGAAGTGAAATCTATCTATTTTTTCTTccagtatctctccctgtctttttaCAGATGTTCCTGGTATCGTATAggatcattttttattttgtttctatGTCTGTGACCTCTGTGCTGTTTTATGTGGCATTTTCTATAAACAAagaaaaatactacttaagttttCCAATTGTGCACACCTTGGAGCATTTTATAGATTAAAGTAATTTAAAACATGATTAAATAAGCCTAAAGTAAAAAAAAGGTAATTGATTTTTGTCATTTCCACCACGTTCTGTCATTTCCACCACAGTTAAGTTTGTGATGGAAATGACTGTGATGGAAATTACGCTTCTACTGTTTTTGGAGAAAAATGACAGACTGCTTAGCATGCTTTGGCCAGTATTACAGCTAGCATATAGTTTACACTAAATACATCAAATATATTTAAATAATCCAAATTCTACCACAAATTAAACAAATTATAGCCTGTTTGGAAATGACTGACAATAAAAATATTCTCTACACAAGCAATATTTACCTAGATTTTTCTTCAACTTCTGGACATCACTTCTGGAACAACTGTCTGCTGCAGCCATGTGCTTCAGTGTCACAATCAGTTTCCATGGTAACTAAATTAACATTCTCTTGACAAAACTTTATTCATGAGGAATTTGCCCTCAGTGGTGGCAATGACAACACTACCAAAGGACAGGTATATTTTGTGTAAATAACAATATAAAGTGCATAATCACAATAAATATTGATATAGATTTTATTTAATTGACTCTTTCTCTAGAAGATaacattacatactgtataattATTAATGTTTTCTCATAGAAAAACATAGTAGAAGCTTAAAAGTCTGGGTCAGGGACAAAGGCAAAACAGTGAAATTGAGGTATAAAATGCATCTGAAAAGTAGCTAAAAtacttgagagagagaggtgttgaaaaaaatatgttgtGATTGTGGTGTGAACTTAACATATAAAGAATAAAAACAtatatgttttaataaaatcCCCAAAATTGACCCTGAGGACATAGAAGTTCACGTAGTTGCAGAATCACCCGCACACACATTTTTGTGTTTGCATTTAAAACCATAATGTAAATCTCTAATATGAACTAtatcccttcttcctctcctctctctctctctccctctctctcagtacatcCTTGAAACAGCCGCCTATGACCAAAGACAGCGCAGGAACACGGTATGATCGTTACCTCTaatcacacacacgcatgcacacatagacacacacacacgcacattttTTGGGTTTGTGTTTAAAACCATAATGTAAATCTCTCATATTAACTAcctcccttcttcctctcctctcgtctccccttcctctctctctctctctctctctctctcagtactgtgttctgtttctctctctctcgccgttctTCCTGGCCATCGCTGTCTACTTCTATCTGTGGATCCCTGACTCCTCCCCCTCCGTCCTCGCTGCGGCTATTAAGGCCGCTCCTGTCATCTCATTGGCTCTCCTGGTGCTGAGCTACGAAGGGGGGAGGAGTCTTCTCGGCGTGGCGGGGGGCCTGATCTTCTCGGCAGGCGGAGACTGTTGCCTCATATGGCCCGAGCTGTTTCTCCATGGTAACGAGAGCTTTTTCTACTGCTACTGATAAACTCCTGCAGACACTGCAGACATGGCagatagcctagaggttagagagggcaAGCAGTTTGAATCCCATGTCTGACTTGATGTCACTGCAGGGTGGCTGTTGTGTAACTCCACTGGAGTACTCTGACATACTTCAATGACTATTAACCATGTATGGCGCCATCAcctgctgttgtgcccttgagcaagtcacTTAACCCACAATTGCTGCTCTTGGGGTGTTGCACTACAGCTGAcctgcagctgtgtgtgtctTGTGGGGGTGGATAAAGCAAATAGACATCTCTATTTCAGGTGGAATACGGCCAATAAAGtcatgttgttctctctctaATCCTCTCCTCAGGAATGGCCTCCTTCGCCTTGGCCCACCTGATCTACTCCCTCACCTTCCTCTCCACTCGTTACTCCTCCCTCAGCCCCTCCTCTTCCCTGTCCTACTTCTTCTGCCTGATCCTGTGGCTGCTGGGGGGAGGCGTCTACGCCTACCTCTTCCCTTTCCTGCAGAAGACACCGGACGCGGCCGTTCTGACTCCCGGCGTTGGGGTGTACGTGGCTCTGATCGTTCTGATGGCTACGCTGGCGGTTCTCACCCGCCGCCCGCTGATCATGCTGGGCAGTTTGATCttcatgacctctgacctcacgCTGGCGCTGCAGACCTTCAAAGCGACGGAGCCCCTGGAGCACGGCAGGCAAATCATCATGACGACGTACTACCTGGCGCAGCTGCTGATTGCCGTGGGTGACATCAAGGCCGTGGAGGGCGAAGATGAGTTTGCCAAATGGAAGAAATCTTAGTGAAGGGGACATCCCGAAGTGTGCAAATAACTTCACACTTTCTCACATGGATTTCACAATGGTGGAAACTCCCTTCAGCCAATGCTTACTTATACTAATCGCATGCTTTTAAAACAATGACAGGGAGTGTTCAAGTGCACAATTCCGGAAAAGGGTGGAGAATCGGGACGTTGCTATGGAAAGCAAACTTGGGACTACTGCTCTCTGACTAGTCGGCAGCTATAGGAACTTCAGGCTGTCTGTTGAGACTAGACTGTCTGTTGAGACTAGACTGAGAATGAGGCAGAAAGAAGTTAAAGGGAGATTCCACCAAAGAAAATCCTCTTTATTCAACAAAACCTCAGAGTATCAGGAAAGTCTGTCCATTTGTTGAGAAAGCTCAGGGATGGGCCTGGGAAACATAACCACTGCCAAAATTCAGACAGCTacagatgcaaggactgacatgAGATCGACATGACAATATTTTCAATAGTCCAGAATAAAGTTCAATTTAGTCAAGAAGAAggatatttctatgtctgtgaaaACAGTCCTACAGTCTTAAATGACTTGAGATGTGATGCACTTCCCTTGTTAGTTTCTGATTTATCacagtgtagagagtatagagatattgttatccacgtcggcaccaacgatgttaggatgaaacagtcagaggtcaccaagcgcaacatagcttcagcgtgtaattcagctagaaagatgtgtcggcatcgagtaattgtctctggccctctcccagttagggggagtgatgagctctacagcagagtctcacaactcaatcgctggttgaaaactgttttctgcccctcccaaaagatagaatatGTAGAttattggccctctttctgggactcatccacaaacaggaccaagcctggcctgttgaggagtgacggaccccatcctagctggaggggtgctctcatcttatctacgaacatagaccgggctctaactcccctagctccacaatgaaatagggtgaaggccaggcagcaggctgttagccagcctgccagcttagtggagtctgccactagcacagtcagtgtagttggctcagctatccccattgagactgtgtcggtgcctcgacctaggttgggcaaaactaaacatggcggtgttcaccttagcaatctcactagaagaaagacctcctccattcctgccattattgaaagagacagagatacctcacatctcaaaatatggCTACTTAACgctagatccctcacttcaaaggcagttatagtaaattaactaatcactgatcataatcttgatgtgattggcctgactgaaacatggcttaagcctgatgaatttactgtgttaaatgaggcctcacctcctggttacactagtgaccatatcccccgtgcatcccgcaaaggcagatgtgttgctaacatttacgatagcaaatttcaatttacaaaaaaaccccaaaaaacgacgttttcgtcttttgagcttctagtcatgaaatctatgcagcctactcaatcactttttatagctactgtttacaggcctcctgggccataaacagcgttcctcactgagttctctgaattcctatcggacattgtagtcacagcagataatattcaaatttttggtgactttaatattcacatggaaaagtccacaaacccactccaaaaggctttcggagccatcatcgactcagtgggttttgtccaacatgtctctggacctactcactgccacagtcatactctggacccagttttgtcccgtggaaaaaatgttgtggatcttaatgtttttcctcataatcctggactattggaccaccatttgattacgtttgcaatcgcaacaaataatctgctcagaccccaaccaaggagcatcaaaagtcatgctataaattctcagacaacccaaagattccttaatggccttccagactccctctgccaacccaaggacatcagaggacaaaaataagTTAACCAcataactgaggaactcaatttaactttgcgcaataccctagatgcagttgcacccctaaaacctaaaaacatttgtcataagaaactagctccctggtatacagaaaatacacgagctctgaagcaagcttccagaaaattggaacggaaatggcgccacaccaaactggaagtcttccgactagcttggaaagacagtaccgtgcagtatcgaagagccctcactgctgctcgatcatcctattttcccaacttaattgaggaaaataagaacaatccgaagaAAAACAATTGacactgtcgcaaagctaactacaaagcagcattccccaagagaggatggctttcacttcagcagtaataaattcatgaacttctttgaggaaaagatcatgatcattagaaagcaaattagggactcctctttaaatctgcgtattcctccaaagctctgttgtcctgagtctacacaactctgccaggacctaggatcaagggagacactaaagtgttttagtactatatctcttgacacaatgatgaaaataatcatggcctctaaaagcTTCAAGCTGcacactggaccctattccaactaaactactgaaagagctgcttcctgtgcttggccctcctatgttgaacataataaatggctctctatccaccggatgtgtaccaaactcactaaaagtggcagtaataaagcctctcttgaaaaagccaaatcttgacccagaaattataaaaaactatcggcctatatcgaatcttccattcctctcaaaaaaaattgaaaaagcttttgcgcagcaactcactgccttcctgaagacaaacaatgtatacgaaacgctttagtctggttttagacctcatcatagcactgagactgcacttgtgaaggtggtaaattaccttttaagagGCTCCGCATTTAAGAGGCTccgcatctgtcctcgtgctcctagatcttagtgctgcttttgataccatcgatcaccacattcttttggagagattggaaacccaaattggtctacacggacaagttctggcctgattaagatcttatctgtcggaaagatatcagtttgtctctgtgaatggtttgtcctctgacaaatcaactgtaaatttcggtgttcctcaaggttccgttttaggaccgctattgttttcactatatattttaccttttggggatgtcattcgaaaacataatgttagatttcactgctatgaggatgacacagagctgtacatttcaatgaaacatggtgaagccccaaaattgccctcgctagaagcctgtgtttcagacataaggaagtggatggctgcaaactttctacttttaaactcggacaaaacagagatgcttgttctaggtcccaagaaacaaagagatcttctgttaaatctgacaattaatcttgatggttgtacagacgtctcaaataaaactgtgaaggacctcggcgttactctggaccctgatctctcttttgaagaacatatcaagactgtttcaagggcagcttttttccatctacgtaacattgcaaaaatcagaaactttctgtccacaaatgatgcagaaaaattaatccatgcttttgttacttctaggttggactactgcaatgctctactttccggctacccggataaagcacaaaataaacttcagttagtgctaaatacggctgctagaatcctgactagaaccaaaacatttgatcatattactccagtgctagcctccctacactggcttcctgttaaggcaagggctgatttcaaggttttactgctaacctacaaagcattacatgggcttgctcctacctatctttccgatttagtcctgccgtacatacctacacgtacgctgcggtcacaagacgcaggcctcctaattgtccctacaatttctaagcaaacagctggaggcagggctttctcctatagagctccatttttatggaatggtctgcctacccatgtgagagatgcagactcggtctcaacctttaagtctttactgaagactcatctcttcagtgggtcctatgattgagtgtagtctggcccaggagtgtgaaggtgaacggaaaggctctggagcaacgaaccgcccttgctgtctctgcctggccggttcccctctctccactgggattctctgcctctaacccaattacaggggctgagtcactggcttattggtgttcttccatgccgtccctaggaggggtgcgtcacttgagtgggttgagtcactgacgtggtcttcctgtctgggttggcgcccccccttgggttgtgccgtggcggagatctttgtgggctatactcggccttgtctcaggatggtaagttggtggttgaagatatccctctactggtgtgggggctgtactttggaaaagtgggtggggttatatccttcctgtttggccctgtccgggggtatcatcggatggggccacagtgtctcctgacccctcctgtctcagcctccagtatttatgctgcagtagtttatgtgtcggggggctagggtcagacctgctgttttcaactctctagaggcagcaggagcggtagagatactctcaatgatcggctatgaaaagccaactgacatttactcttgaagtgctgacttgttgcaccctcgacaactactgtgattattattatttgaccatgctggtcatttatgaacatttgaacatcttggccatgttctgttataatctccacccggcacagccagaagaggactggccacccctcatagcctggttcctctctaggtttcttcctatctAGGGAGTttatcctagccaccgtgcttctacacctgcattgcttgctgtttggggttttaggctgggtttctgtacagcactttgagatatcagctgatgtaagaagggatata is a genomic window containing:
- the LOC123743387 gene encoding lysoplasmalogenase isoform X1 yields the protein MDILETAAYDRRQRRNTYILETAAYDQRQRRNTYCVLFLSLSPFFLAIAVYFYLWIPDSSPSVLAAAIKAAPVISLALLVLSYEGGRSLLGVAGGLIFSAGGDCCLIWPELFLHGMASFALAHLIYSLTFLSTRYSSLSPSSSLSYFFCLILWLLGGGVYAYLFPFLQKTPDAAVLTPGVGVYVALIVLMATLAVLTRRPLIMLGSLIFMTSDLTLALQTFKATEPLEHGRQIIMTTYYLAQLLIAVGDIKAVEGEDEFAKWKKS
- the LOC123743387 gene encoding lysoplasmalogenase isoform X2 — translated: MDILETAAYDRRQRRNTYCVLFLSLSPFFLAIAVYFYLWIPDSSPSVLAAAIKAAPVISLALLVLSYEGGRSLLGVAGGLIFSAGGDCCLIWPELFLHGMASFALAHLIYSLTFLSTRYSSLSPSSSLSYFFCLILWLLGGGVYAYLFPFLQKTPDAAVLTPGVGVYVALIVLMATLAVLTRRPLIMLGSLIFMTSDLTLALQTFKATEPLEHGRQIIMTTYYLAQLLIAVGDIKAVEGEDEFAKWKKS